Proteins from a single region of Carassius gibelio isolate Cgi1373 ecotype wild population from Czech Republic chromosome A5, carGib1.2-hapl.c, whole genome shotgun sequence:
- the LOC128002671 gene encoding insulin gene enhancer protein isl-1-like isoform X2 produces MGDMGDPPKKKRLLSLCVGCGNQIHDQYILRVSPDLEWHAACLKCAECNQYLDESCTCFVRDGKTYCKRDYIRLYGIKCAKCNIGFSKNDFVMRARSKVYHIECFRCVACSRQLIPGDEFALREDGLFCRADHDVVERATMVAGDPLSPLHPARPLQMAEPISARQPALRPHVHKQPEKTTRVRTVLNEKQLHTLRTCYNANPRPDALMKEQLVEMTGLSPRVIRVWFQNKRCKDKKRSILMKQLQQQQPNDKTNIQGMTGTPMVATSPERHDGGLQANQVEVQSYQPPWKVLSDFALQSDIDQPAFQQLVNFSEGGPGSNSTGSEVASMSSQLPDTPNSMVASPIEA; encoded by the exons ATGGGAGACATGGGGGACCCACCAAAAA AAAAGCGTCTACTGTCGTTGTGTGTCGGCTGTGGAAATCAAATCCATGATCAGTATATTCTGCGCGTGTCCCCAGACCTGGAGTGGCACGCGGCGTGTTTGAAATGTGCAGAATGTAACCAGTATCTGGACGAGTCCTGTACGTGTTTTGTGAGAGACGGAAAAACTTACTGTAAACGGGACTACATCAG GTTATACGGGATCAAATGTGCGAAATGCAACATTGGTTTCAGCAAGAATGACTTCGTGATGAGAGCGCGCTCGAAGGTTTATCATATCGAGTGTTTCAGATGTGTGGCTTGTAGTCGGCAGCTCATCCCAGGAGATGAGTTCGCTCTGCGGGAAGACGGGCTCTTCTGCAGGGCCGACCATGACGTGGTGGAGCGGGCAACAATGGTTGCTGGTGACCCGTTAAGCCCATTACATCCGGCGAGACCTTTACAAATGGCAG AGCCCATTTCAGCACGCCAGCCTGCGCTTCGACCTCATGTGCACAAGCAACCTGAGAAAACAACCCGCGTCCGGACAGTCCTCAACGAAAAACAGCTCCATACCTTGAGGACTTGTTACAATGCCAACCCTCGACCTGACGCCCTCATGAAAGAGCAGCTCGTTGAGATGACGGGGCTCAGTCCGAGAGTCATCAGGGTTTGGTTTCAAAACAAGCGCTGCAAGGACAAAAAGAGGAGCATACTGATGAAACAACTCCAGCAGCAGCAACCCAACGACAAAACG AACATCCAGGGGATGACGGGGACTCCAATGGTGGCGACCAGTCCAGAGAGACACGACGGTGGTTTGCAGGCAAACCAAGTGGAGGTGCAGAGTTACCAACCGCCTTGGAAAGTCCTGAGTGACTTCGCACTGCAGAGTGACATCGACCAGCCTGCTTTCCAGCAACTG GTGAATTTTTCCGAAGGAGGGCCAGGCTCGAACTCCACGGGGAGCGAGGTCGCCTCAATGTCCTCGCAACTGCCTGATACACCAAACAGCATGGTAGCGAGTCCTATAGAGGCCTAG
- the LOC128002671 gene encoding insulin gene enhancer protein isl-1-like isoform X1 produces MGDMGDPPKKKRLLSLCVGCGNQIHDQYILRVSPDLEWHAACLKCAECNQYLDESCTCFVRDGKTYCKRDYIRLYGIKCAKCNIGFSKNDFVMRARSKVYHIECFRCVACSRQLIPGDEFALREDGLFCRADHDVVERATMVAGDPLSPLHPARPLQMAAEPISARQPALRPHVHKQPEKTTRVRTVLNEKQLHTLRTCYNANPRPDALMKEQLVEMTGLSPRVIRVWFQNKRCKDKKRSILMKQLQQQQPNDKTNIQGMTGTPMVATSPERHDGGLQANQVEVQSYQPPWKVLSDFALQSDIDQPAFQQLVNFSEGGPGSNSTGSEVASMSSQLPDTPNSMVASPIEA; encoded by the exons ATGGGAGACATGGGGGACCCACCAAAAA AAAAGCGTCTACTGTCGTTGTGTGTCGGCTGTGGAAATCAAATCCATGATCAGTATATTCTGCGCGTGTCCCCAGACCTGGAGTGGCACGCGGCGTGTTTGAAATGTGCAGAATGTAACCAGTATCTGGACGAGTCCTGTACGTGTTTTGTGAGAGACGGAAAAACTTACTGTAAACGGGACTACATCAG GTTATACGGGATCAAATGTGCGAAATGCAACATTGGTTTCAGCAAGAATGACTTCGTGATGAGAGCGCGCTCGAAGGTTTATCATATCGAGTGTTTCAGATGTGTGGCTTGTAGTCGGCAGCTCATCCCAGGAGATGAGTTCGCTCTGCGGGAAGACGGGCTCTTCTGCAGGGCCGACCATGACGTGGTGGAGCGGGCAACAATGGTTGCTGGTGACCCGTTAAGCCCATTACATCCGGCGAGACCTTTACAAATGGCAG cagAGCCCATTTCAGCACGCCAGCCTGCGCTTCGACCTCATGTGCACAAGCAACCTGAGAAAACAACCCGCGTCCGGACAGTCCTCAACGAAAAACAGCTCCATACCTTGAGGACTTGTTACAATGCCAACCCTCGACCTGACGCCCTCATGAAAGAGCAGCTCGTTGAGATGACGGGGCTCAGTCCGAGAGTCATCAGGGTTTGGTTTCAAAACAAGCGCTGCAAGGACAAAAAGAGGAGCATACTGATGAAACAACTCCAGCAGCAGCAACCCAACGACAAAACG AACATCCAGGGGATGACGGGGACTCCAATGGTGGCGACCAGTCCAGAGAGACACGACGGTGGTTTGCAGGCAAACCAAGTGGAGGTGCAGAGTTACCAACCGCCTTGGAAAGTCCTGAGTGACTTCGCACTGCAGAGTGACATCGACCAGCCTGCTTTCCAGCAACTG GTGAATTTTTCCGAAGGAGGGCCAGGCTCGAACTCCACGGGGAGCGAGGTCGCCTCAATGTCCTCGCAACTGCCTGATACACCAAACAGCATGGTAGCGAGTCCTATAGAGGCCTAG